The DNA window GCGAGCAGATCCAGCAGGTCTTCCTTGGCGTTCCAGGCGGCCAGGATCGGCCGGCCCAGCCGTGCCGGTAGCGCGTGCAGGTCATCGATCATCGGATCGAGCTGGCTGCCATGCATCCGGGCGGCCGAGCGGGTCAGCCGGTTGCGTAGTTCCCACTCGCGGTTGCCCTCGCGGCCCCGCCGGCCTTGCACCTGGACGGTGAGGCGGCGGCGAACCTCGGTCAGGGCCTGGTTGGCCAGTTGCACGACGTGAAAGTGGTCGGCCACCAGGCGGGCGTGCGGCAACGCGGCTCGTACAGCGGCTTTGAAGATGGTGCACATGTCGATGGCGACGAAGGCCACCCGCGCTCGCCAGGATGCTTCCCGCTGCGCGAGCCAGCCGGTCACCGCGGCGATGGTACGGCCCTCGACTCGCCCCAGCAGCCCCTGATCGCCGGACAAATCGACGAACCCGGTATGCCAGCGATCCCCCGCTGTGCTCCAGGTGCCGGTGTCCTCGTCCAGCACCCAGCGAGCACGTCCCCGGCGCACCTCGTCAATGCCGAGCACGCTGACCGGTGCGGGCTGGGCGGGCAGCACCCCTGCGGGCGTGTTCGGTGAACGCAGCCGACACAATCGGCCAGGACACGCCGTGATCGCGCGCTGATTGGATCACCGTTCGCCCGCCGTCGCCGACGGCGGCACCGCTGGCCTGGCGTAATCGCCGCGT is part of the Nonomuraea coxensis DSM 45129 genome and encodes:
- a CDS encoding ISL3 family transposase — its product is MLPAQPAPVSVLGIDEVRRGRARWVLDEDTGTWSTAGDRWHTGFVDLSGDQGLLGRVEGRTIAAVTGWLAQREASWRARVAFVAIDMCTIFKAAVRAALPHARLVADHFHVVQLANQALTEVRRRLTVQVQGRRGREGNREWELRNRLTRSAARMHGSQLDPMIDDLHALPARLGRPILAAWNAKEDLLDLLALARTHPDRAVIADRLFRFYDRYAASGLPELERLATTVDTWWPEILAFIRTGITNAGSEGTNRVIKTVARDAYGFRNPDNQRLRTRCATTRRARGHLNPA